GCCGGATCTCCCCACGGTTAAAATCGCATCATCCACACCTGCCGTGGGCACGGAGGTGGTGATGATCGGGGCCGGTCGCCGATCGCAGGACCACTTGACTTTCTGGCAGGTGAGCCAGGCGAGCAACCCCTGGACGTGGACAGAGGTTACTGATCCGCAGCAGGCGAACATGGCTGGTGTCGTGACTGATCCCGGTGGCCTTATGAGTTGGGGGACAAACCGTATTTCCGCGGTGAACCCCGCTTCCGCCATGGGCGAATTGCTGGTGACGGATTTTTCCGCCAATCCGGCGGAACGAACAGCCTTTGAGGCGCAGGCTGTGTCTCAGGATTCGGGTGGAGCGCTTTTTGCCCAGGATGAAAAGGGCGAATGGGTGCTGACCGGGATCATGGCAACCGTCGGGAGGCTTTATCCGGGCCAGCCGGGAGTCGGCAAACCGGAGGGGAGCAGTTCGTTCATCATCGGATCCGGGGTGTTTGGCAATCTGACCCTCTCGGTGAACCTGGCCCCATACCGCGAGGAGATTCTCCGCGTGACCGGACTGTCGGGCGAGTAGAGCCTGTTCGGTTCGTGTCTGTGTTGATCGGGCGTTTGTGGGCGTATCCTGCGGATAGCCTTAATTTACAACAAAAGCCCGTCCTCTTTCGCAAGGACGGGCTTTGGGGTTGTAGAAAGCGGGCAATTGCCGGAGTGCTGGTTAAAGCACCTTCTTCATCTGTTCGACGCAGTTCTTGAGAGCGGGGACCGGGTTCTGCGGGTCGGCCTCGTACTCGATCACGGCCATGCCGCCGAAGCCGGAGTCGGTCACGGTCTTGGCATAGGCGGGCAGGTCGAGGTTG
The window above is part of the Ruficoccus amylovorans genome. Proteins encoded here:
- a CDS encoding trypsin-like peptidase domain-containing protein, with product MRQIKANMLYRPEIATGHVDPPAKTATKGLPAGDSTVYPCVMFRRSLILTLSLVLTPLFCPALVNSGNPGGNRTAPTGQDGQPTDPGFANMLVIRGGAGVYLGNGWVLTARHITPGMIILNGEKRMREEIIGKMYKFKNAELMLIRLKETPDLPTVKIASSTPAVGTEVVMIGAGRRSQDHLTFWQVSQASNPWTWTEVTDPQQANMAGVVTDPGGLMSWGTNRISAVNPASAMGELLVTDFSANPAERTAFEAQAVSQDSGGALFAQDEKGEWVLTGIMATVGRLYPGQPGVGKPEGSSSFIIGSGVFGNLTLSVNLAPYREEILRVTGLSGE